The DNA sequence aaaaagagcagggcaAGAGTCACAGATCTGGCTTTACTATCTACATTTACTTTCCTTTATTGGAAATGTGTGGTATCAGAAGTGTctcaaatttcttattttatattattatattatttttattccacagagattgaacctaggagtgttttcccactgagcagcatccctagcactctttttttttttttttcaagttgcttacaatcttgctgaattgcttcaTGACTGCACAGGTCCACTTTTGCATGTAACATTCATATCATACACATTATTGTTCATCTGAACATTTGTGGCCTTTCCAATGATTCTGGAAATTAATGGTGTCCTCCTCATATGTACACTACTAAAAAATACTATTGTTGGTTCAATTCCTTTATATAGTATAGACAGCAGTATGAGTCCATCATCTTTCTTATGAATCCTAAACACTGGCATCATacatgtgatcctcctacctcagccttcccagctgctgagattacaggcatgtgccaccatgcccagctaaattttttttatctttttcatattttggaacaCTTGCACATACATAATATCTTGGGAAAGCAACccaaaactaaacatgaaaatctttTAGACCTTAACACATAgcctgaaattaattttttctggTGCTGTGGATGAACCTAGGATCTGAGCACGCTAAGCACctcctctactactgagctacacctccagcttcCCTGGAGGTAattttgtacaatatttttagttggCCTGTATTTTGAGTGCAATACCTCACGAGTTTAGTATTGCATTTTCCACTTATAGCATtgtcagtgctcaaaaagttCTGATTGTGGATCATTTTGGATTTAAGGTTTTCAgtttagggatgctcaacctgtacttACCTCAGAAAGTTCTTGCAAGAGTTATATTAGGGAATGTGTTGTGGTAGCTCTTATAAAAATGACATCAACTCTTAGCTCCAACACAGCTTTCTCAAGAGTCTTTGACAGTGCATTCTAGATCACATTCCCATTATATatgctggcaaaaaaaaaaaaaaaaaaaacacaaacttccCTTCCCAGGACTCAGCTGTAACATTAGTCACGTGTATGAttgtcttctctcctctctgaggGACCAAAAGGTCTATCAGAATAGTGATGATATCTGCTCTTGCTCTCCATAGAATTTTCTGCACCTACTACAGCGCTTGTCACATAgaatttcttcagttttgttGGATAAATGCATGCGatcttaaaattttctcattcaCTCTAGACTTAGCCATTTAGTCTGGGGAAAATGCAGTGAGGCAGGAGACTGTAGAATGAGATAACATGGAGGTTACTCTGAGATAAAAGTTactgtaaatttcaaaatattagagACCGCTGTGGGAAGGTCATGGGAACAATTCAGAACCGTTCAGTCGGGGATATCACCACTTCCACTGAAGACACATGCTCAAGATGACAGCTCCTTTTCGCCCCAAAGACCCAGGCCCTCCTTGCTCTTTAGTTCCGTACGATGACCCAAGATGGCGGAGCCCGTGATTGAAAACCAGATTCAAGATGGCGGCTTCCGGCTCCCCCCACTCAGCAACGCGCTTTGCCTCCGAGGCCACGCCCACTTCCGGCTCCTCCGCCACAGACATGGCTGCTTCGGGGACCCTGCTCTCCTGTGAGTTGGCGTAGGCTATGTAGACTCGGGACCCGGTGAGGTGTGCGCTGGACCCCTAGGGCGGGCTCAGCGTCCTCTCTGACTCTGTCTTGTTTTCCTAGTAGGTGTCCGGAGGCTACACTGCAGCGTGTCGGCTCTGGCTGGCAGCCAGTGGAGACTCCAGTAAGTGCTGGGATGGGGGAATCTGGGGGGCTAGAAGCTGGTCCGAGACCTCACGCGACTGTTTCTTTTTGCCCAGACAGGGCCTGGCTGCCAATCCTTCCGGCTACGGGCCCCTCACGGAGCTCCCAGACTGGTCTTACGCGGGTGAGTGACAGTCCAACAGTTTTCTTCAGAGATATTTCACTTAGAGGGACCGCCCCTGGAGCGGGTTGGGGAGTGGTGTCCAGGCGGGGGCGTGACTGAGTGGAAAACTAATCgaactttttatttggaaaatggagTTGGAGTAAAAAAGCTCTCCTTTATTTTGTCAGTTAAACTACTACTACGGAAGGTAAAGCTAGACAGGATCTTGGCTAGTGAAGATAGTTAATTCTAACTTAAACCGCCCTGGGGTTGAAGGGGGTGAGAAATCGTTCCCCTTTCTCAAAGGGAACAGGATTTTTAAGTAGTTAGGAAGAACCACCCTTCTGTGTGGTGAATGCATTTTGAGAATTTGGTACCAAATGCAGGAAGAACTTTGAAAAGCTGTGGAAAGGAGTATCTCAGAGGGGTAGAAGGGTGATGATTGAGGATGGCAGGCTTCCTTCagaaaaatcttttctctttacttaAAAAGCTCcaaaatagaggaactttagcCTAGCCAGGCCCAAacacaacctgtaatcccagtgacttgggaggctgaagcaggattgcaaatttcaggccagactcagcaacttagcaagtctatctcaaaaaaaagactaaggaggtagctcagtggtagaatgcccctagGTTCACTCACCAGTACCAGAAGAAAAGAATGGCACCTTCAGAGAAGTTAAAGCCGCTCCTTACCTCCTTTATGGGACTTCACCTTTACAGTAGGAAAATTGAGGCCTACAGAAATGAAATGCCTATATAGTATCAAAGTCAGAAATACAACTGAGCAGGATCCAGGCCTTCTTCCCAACTTGGAGACCTGAGTATTAATATCCTACTGgaactttgttttggtttttgtttgtttgtttttgtggtgctggggagtgaatccagggttTCCTGCATGCAAGACAAACACTCCCaatgagctatatctctagtcccccacccccaccccattggATTCTTTAGTCTCTCTAGGAATATGACCCTGCTTATTCACATACTTAttcagaggaggaggatgaaaTTTGTTTCCACTAGTCATTTACAGTAGGAAGCCTAGGCTCTTTGTAGTAATATGGAATATTTGAAAGACTGGAATTATATGTATCTAATTCTGTGCACACACACGAAAGCATGCTTACAcaggggattgatcccagggctaAGTGCACACTTTGTCACTATGCTacaccctttttttttaaatatttattttttagaagtagttggacacaatacctttattttgtttatttttatgtggtactgaggatcgaacccagggcctcgcacgtgctagatgagtgctctaccactgagccacaatcccagctccactATGCTACACCCTTAAGCTGTTTCTCAATCTGAGtttccctcctttaaaaaaaaaaaaaagtatatgtatacacatatacatacagctACACAGAGACACACATTCATGTTTCTTGTAAAGGATAAAAATGAAACCCAGTGTAAGGTACTTGACACACACATTGCACAATATTGGTTCCTTTTTGTGGAAGGGagtgggttactggggattgaacccacagccttgcacatgctaaacaagactctaccactgagttatattcccagctaCTTATTCCCTTTTTGTACTACAATTTATCTGTCTTAGCTTCAAACTTTGGgcagaattttcacttttttgtttgtagAAAGTAGGTATCCTTTCCTCTCATCTCTATTATAACTTCAGACTGAATATTTTTATGGAATCTTTATTAGTGCTTATGTGCTTATGTACTATGCTATGAAGGGCAAAAACTAATTTTACAGTCCCTGATTTCAAGCAACTTAAAGACTGGCTGGGAAAATAAgcatggacattttaaaaattaaataatactttaGTACTTTGTCTCTTTCCAAATGCTTCTGAAATGGGTAAATAATGCTAAAAGCTATAATAGAGTAAATATtccaaggaaaataaatgaatgacatgTACTTAAATGACACGTACTTCTTTCAGAAGAGACCCTGAAAGAAGGGTCATGAGACTGTTCCATCCCTTGTATTACACAGAAAGAGCTGATGAAGTTGATGGAGGTTAGAGAGGATTTGGAGTGGGAAGAAGTCTTAGAGGGATAAGGATAAGTACTTAGctagaaggaaagggaaagggggcaTTTCATTGTAGAGTGGGACAGAATTTAACAAAGACGTTGAATGAAAGGTTTCTGAAGATAAAACAGTAGATGAAACATTGCAAACTACCTTGAATTCCAGGATAATTAGTGGTACATGAAATAAGAGTAGGAACATAGCTTAGGAATTTATTTTTGGTAGGTCTGTGGTACCTCACTGCTGCAGtatggctgggcacaaaatcacgagccactcacagctttgtagattcaaacagcaattctttattcccgaactcacaccggccctctacaaacatgttctggggaaatccaagttctgccgccaaattcacgtactccaccaggctctaatcagcaggatagCCTTATTCctggcagggtacaccttaaacctggaaccgccctaaacccaaggagcgggatactccctgaAACctgatcctccctaaacccggatccgccctggtccttgagcaaggtcaccttactcaagcatacttgcaatgtcactgcaaatccaaggcaagtccatttccacgagtccttcctctaagcaacatggggtacgctggcaaggaaatttcgatgcgtcattcctacttggcaatggctctcagcacctcaCTCTGTTCGAAGAACTTATTTTAGAAGAATTAAGCTACGTTGGGTGTAAAACAGAAGAGGTAGAGATTGACTCTTTGTCATCCCTATCACAGTCTTTGGCCAAGATGCTGCAGACCACCCCTAGCACTTGCCTTTTATCTCTTCTCTTTGTAGATGGCCGCCCTGCTCCCCCAATGAAAGGCCAACTTCGAAGAAAAACCCAGAGGGAAGAGTTTGCAGTGAGTGAATAGAGCTTCAACCGGGGCTACATTGTTTGTAATTGGAgggagaaattattatttttttagttctttttggacataatacctttgttttatttagtttggtgctaaggattgaacccagtgcctcacacatgctaggcaagcactctaccactgagctacaaccccagcccagaaatttttggtaccagcgatcaaacccagtgtgcttaaccactgagccacatccccagcccttttttatattttatttagagacagggtctggctgagttgctaaattcctcagcctcctgaattgctgggattacaggaatgtaccattGCGCCCAGCtcagaaatttttaattgtaatatGTTTTGGGTTGTGTTGCACCTAAACTAACATGTACATCATATACAAAAGTTTTGAaagttatgttttttgtttttgttttcggagattgggcattgaacccagggatgctgtatTATTGAGCTCATTCCAgccttcttattatttattttgaaacagggtctcactaagttgctgagggccttactaaattgctaaggctggccttaaaattgtgatcctcctgcctcagcctcccaagtagctaagatTTATAGATGTGCACATCAGATCAGCTGAGCCaaacaattttttgttgttgtttttagctttaggtggatacagtatctttatttatttatttatttttatgtggtactgaggatcaaacccagtgccttatgcatgctaggcaagcactctaccactgagccacaaccccagcccaagccaaACATTTTAATAGCACTGTAAGAAGGGAGGAATTGAGTTCCTAGGTCAGGAACCAGTAGTAAGCATTCTGCGTCCCATTCACTACCTCCCTTCCGTTTCCCATCCCAGCATTTGGTGCCACTTGTTCCCTAGTCAGCAGTGTCAATTTCCAGTTGAAACCTCTAACTTTGTGAGAAAAGGATATAAGGTGCAGTGCTCAAGCCCCAGATGTTATCCACACTGTTTTCCTGTCTGTTTCAGAGACGAGTTGTACTGCTGTCACAGGAAATGGATGCTGGAATACAGGCATGGCAGCTCAGACAGCAGAAGTtgcaggaagaagaaaggaaacagaaaaatgctCTTAAACGCAAAGGGGCTTCATTGCAGAGCTCACTTCCATGTCCATAAAAAGCAATTCCTGTCCCTTTCCTCAGCCTCTCTCTGGCTTTCTTTTCCATCACCTGGATGTCTCATCTCAAGACAGAAGAGAGCCTTTGTTTCCTATTTGTCTTCAGAGCAAAAGAGCTTGGACACCCAGAAGAACATGCTATAAGGTCACTGCCTGGGAGGCTTGGCTCAGTGCCCTCATCCCTGTTTTTATTCCAGTTCAACGGAATCTTGTTCTGGAAATTTGCAGGCCAGAGGACTGTACCAACCTTTTAGCAGTAGCTGTTCTGTGAATGTGAACAGAAGACAACAGTTTTCCTGGTTCTAACCAGGCATTTCAGTCTTTCAATAGCCCATACACAGCTTGGCCAAGTGCAGttggcatttaataaatgttttgatGAAAGACTTTCCACCTGAGGTCCCTTTCTTTGCAAGCAACTGGTGTCAGTTTTCCTAAGGTTCAGATGCATGGTACAGGAGGattccccatccccaccctctgGGGAAGGGTGACAGGAAGAACCAAAAGTGGTCTTTTGTGTTCTGCAAAAGGAATTGAGTTCTGAGGTCTCCATGATTCTGACTGAATTCTAGAGGCTGGCTGAAGAGGGGCCTGTACCGCTCAACCCCTATACAAGGACTCAACCTCCAGTCACTATGGGATAGATATCCAGTATCTCTCACATTTCTCACACGCTACAAGCTGCCCAGGATCTGGGAATCCTTTCTTATTGATCATGACCCACCTATGGATTCTGGGGCCAAGGGGGTCTTTGTTCTAGTATAGCGCACTGGGCTTCCCATTTTTCTGCCCAAATTGTTGCTGCATCCCTTGGATTTTTGGAACTTCCTACCTGACCTAATTTCTGTCCCCCTactcctttatttcttcctttgctttctttccctccctccctccccccactacCTCCTTCCTCATGCTGACCAGATGCAATTCTCAGATCTTAGATTTCGCTGATGGTCCAGTTTCTGTCTCCCACACTTTTCCTGCTTCTGTTGTACTGCATTGTGCTGCTTTTCCAGATCTAGTTCTCGGCCTCTTTTCCATCCCTTTCTCACCTTTGGCGTTAGCCTGTGCTCCCTCTTCCTTGCTCACTTCACATTTTGTTGAGTCCAGTCAATCCCTAaaggagattatttttttttttggggggggtggtattAGGGAATTCAACACTgaggagctatatccccagtgccttttattttttgagaccgtctccctaagttgctgaggctggacttgaacttggaatactcctgcctcaaactctggagttgctggaattacaggtgtgcaccactggtgCCCCACTCCTAAGAGATTATTCTTTAAGGAATTCCCTCCTTTTCCAGGGTAGAGGGAGAACTAAACCCCCAAATccaaacacctttttttttccaacagtttCACCAAACTTGACTTGCTTTTCCCCGGATTCCCTGGTTTTGCACCCCTTTCCTACTTAGCTCTAATTTAAGGAGCAGATTGTGAAAGACAATAATATAGGGAACCCGTTAATTTTCTACAGGATGGACACCCTCTCCCAGCCTGTGCAGTTGtggagtttgttgttgtttgcattgggggcaggggtggggtgggggagactgGGGACCAGAGGAGGCTGTTATCAGGTACTGCAAACAAACCTCTATTACTAAATGCT is a window from the Urocitellus parryii isolate mUroPar1 chromosome 6, mUroPar1.hap1, whole genome shotgun sequence genome containing:
- the Mrpl52 gene encoding large ribosomal subunit protein mL52 isoform X2, yielding MAASGTLLSCVRRLHCSVSALAGSQWRLQQGLAANPSGYGPLTELPDWSYADGRPAPPMKGQLRRKTQREEFARRVVLLSQEMDAGIQAWQLRQQKLQEEERKQKNALKRKGASLQSSLPCP
- the Mrpl52 gene encoding large ribosomal subunit protein mL52 isoform X1; this encodes MAASGTLLSLGVRRLHCSVSALAGSQWRLQQGLAANPSGYGPLTELPDWSYADGRPAPPMKGQLRRKTQREEFARRVVLLSQEMDAGIQAWQLRQQKLQEEERKQKNALKRKGASLQSSLPCP
- the Mrpl52 gene encoding large ribosomal subunit protein mL52 isoform X3 — protein: MAASGTLLSLGVRRLHCSVSALAGSQWRLQQGLAANPSGYGPLTELPDWSYAETSCTAVTGNGCWNTGMAAQTAEVAGRRKETEKCS